In a single window of the Littorina saxatilis isolate snail1 linkage group LG3, US_GU_Lsax_2.0, whole genome shotgun sequence genome:
- the LOC138962472 gene encoding uncharacterized protein: protein MATTMMKKMVIFVGLLLGVCSTVGADTDSLEKCKNNFPFPQHVDLCHKANLKTADQCKEGQGFVLDELVIAPKSEYKEDCGNFHNNDLLDTNCLQDKIVNYDERVFEVLEKVSGQNKIDNGTTVQRFEFNVMGSDTEGGGTAGKDTSAFVSFRKQCRPADPDNKKDTVVNMCANMTVEGFRVYLTLQGTADIPSQASFCRCVITPNAEMDVKALDVRLQNVKDNGQRCGPSGLKIESKEPPDSGSRDLKCEGKKALYGFHQLQKGSKDKEVVLTLTSVDTSHFPTAVWIEVEQKYDQNAAHSPMTVACEGFVSMSELVVPVPTTDPGKREDGPKDEGVPLGPIIGAAVGGLLLIAIIIIILVKRRRSGSYSGVLPLACTDCCKRDSKGKKPYKQVVQSEPIYSEPGNPRPAPYTDPIDAKLPVGRAEYAEPDPSGRPAHATTPPPLPTSPPPTSPPPGVTPTGTSFPFPTQPQDAVPSVAFSTDEEAPPKPMRTFERAKKRSKKSEAEEEEEYDHIVSNDKPSLKSLRNGQNNNVIAKNDKDKEPNLYSHLSHGENYNLMELKAKLKPVVKDNVYDTTS from the exons ATACTGACAGCCTAGAGAAGTGCAAGAATAACTTTCCCTTCCCACAACACGTGGACCTGTGCCACAAGGCCAACCTGAAGACAGCAGACCAGTGCAAGGAGGGTCAGGGCTTTGTGCTGGACGAGCTGGTCATCGCGCCCAAGTCGGAATACAAAGAAGACTGTGGCAACTTCCACAACAACGACCTGTTGGACACTAACTGTCTGCAGGACAAGATTGTGAACTATGATGAGCGAGTCTTTGAGGTCCTGGAGAAGGTCAGCGGGCAGAACAAGATCGACAACGGCACCACTGTGCAGCGCTTTGAGTTCAACGTCATGGGGTCGGACACGGAGGGCGGAGGAACTGCAGGGAAGGACACTTCAGCATTTGTGTCATTCCGAAAGCAGTGCAGGCCTG CCGACCCAGACAACAAAAAGGACACTGTGGTCAACATGTGTGCCAACATGACAGTAGAGGGCTTCAGGGTCTACCTCACGCTGCAGGGCACTGCAGACATACCCAGCCAAGCGTCCTTCTGTCGCTGTGTCATCACGCCCAATGCTGAGATGGATGTAAAGGCTTTGGACGTCAGGCTGCAGAATGTTAAAGACAACGGTCAACGCTGTGGACCTTCTGGGCTCAAG ATTGAGAGCAAAGAACCTCCAGACTCAGGAAGCAGAGACCTCAAGTGTGAAGGGAAGAAAGCGCTGTACGGCTTTCACCAGCTGCAGAAAGGGTCCAAAGACAAGGAGGTGGTCCTGACGCTGACCTCAGTGGACACAAGCCACTTCCCCACGGCCGTCTGGATTGAAGTCGAACAAA AATATGATCAGAATGCAGCACATTCCCCTATGACAGTGGCATGTGAGGGCTTTGTTTCTATGTCGGAACTAGTGGTCCCTGTCCCTACTACAGATCCTGGTAAACGAGAGGACGGCCCAAAAGACGAAG GTGTTCCCTTGGGTCCGATAATAGGAGCAGCTGTGGGAGGCTTACTGTTgatcgccatcatcatcatcattcttgtTAAACGAAG GCGCAGTGGGAGCTACAGTGGTGTTCTGCCCTTGGCCTGCACAGACTGCTGCAAGAGGGATTCAAAGGGGAAGAAACCTTACAAGCAAGTTGTGCAGAGCGAGCCAATCTACTCTGAGCCGGGCAACCCTCGCCCGGCCCCCTACACCGATCCTATCGACGCAAAGCTACCCGTGGGCCGAGCAGAGTACGCTGAACCAGACCCCTCGGGGCGCCCCGCCCATGCCACTactcctccccctctccccactTCCCCGCCCCCTACATCCCCACCCCCTGGTGTAACACCCACTGGCACCTCTTTCCCTTTTCCTACTCAGCCACAAGACGCAGTTCCCTCTGTGGCCTTTTCCACTGATGAGGAAGCGCCCCCAAAACCTATGAGAACTTTTGAAAGGGCCAAGAAAAGGTCCAAGAAAagtgaagcagaagaagaagaagagtatgaCCACATCGTGTCCAATGACAAACCGTCCCTAAAAAGTCTGCGCAATGGACAGAACAATAACGTCATCGCAAAGAACGACAAAGACAAGGAGCCAAACTTGTACAGCCACTTAAGCCATGGTGAAAACTATAACCTGATGGAGTTGAAGGCCAAGCTAAAGCCTGTAGTGAAAGACAATGTTTATGACACA